One Alphaproteobacteria bacterium genomic window, ATCAGAACGGTCCCTTGAAGTGCTTGTAGACGTCGGCCATCGACGTCTCGCCCGGCAACGGGATGCCGTGGCCTTCGCCGCGGACCAGGGTGGCGGCGCAGTCGACGAAGCGGTCGAGCGACGGATAGAACAGGTCCTCCAGCGCCTTGGCGGTCGGACAGGGGCAGGGCTGCATGCCGAGCGAGCGAACCGGCGCCAGCAACAGGCGCGGGTCGGTCTCCGCCACGATCCGCGACAGCTCGGCGGCGACGCCGAACGCCTGCCAGCTGGTGTCGGCGACCAGCAGCCGGCCGGTCTTGGCCAGGCTGGCCAGCACCAGCTCGCGGTCGATGTGCGAAACCGCGTTGAGGTCGATGATCTCGCAGTCGATGCCGTGACTGGCGAGGTGCCGGGCCGCACGCTTCGCCTCCAGCACCATGATCGAGGTAGCCGCAATGGTGACGTCGCGGCCGCGGCGGACCAGGCGTGTCGCCATCGGCGGGAACGCTTCGTCGCCGTCCTCGTCTTCGAAGGCGAGGTCGTACATAAGCCGGTGCTCGATCGCGACGACCGGGCCGCGGTGGTGCGCGATGGCATGGGCGTAGTCGGTCAGGATCGCGCGCGGGCTCGACGGCATGATCACCGTCAGGCCGGGGTTGTGGGCGAACAGCGACTGCGGGCTCTGCGAATGCTGCGCGCCCTGGCCCCAGCTGCGGCCGACCACCATGCGCACCAGCATCGGCACCTCGTAGAGGCCGCCGAACATGTAGCGGTACTTGGCGGCCAGGTTGACCAGCTGATTGACAGCAAGCAGGCCGAAATCGGCACGGATGTGGGTGTTGATCGGGTAGAGCCCGTTCAACGCCGCGCCGATGCAGATGCCGGTGACGGCATCTTCCGCCAGCGGCGTCTCGATCATCCGTTCCGGTCCGAAGGCGTCGAGCAGGCCGGTGGTTGTGCCGAAGATGCCCTTGTGATCGGTGACCCCCTGGCCAAGGATCAGCGTGTGGTCGTGGTCGGCCATCGCGCTGCGCATGGCGGCGGCGAGGGCGTCGCGATAGGTGTTGCCGGCCGGCGCCGTTTCCGGCGCGGCGACGGCGTCAAGCGGCAAGGCCATCGACATCGGTCAGCAGATCCTCGGCGGTGGGGAAGGGGCTGTTCTCGGCGAAGGCAACCGCCGCATCGATTTCCGCATCGATCGCCGGAGCGAAGCGGGCGACCAGGTCGGCGCGCTGCTGCAGCGGGTCCTGGCCCTGCCAGGCGCACAGGCCGTCGCGGCCGCGATAGCCGGCGTCGAAGTCGAGGCCGGGGCCGACATGCTCGTGCGCCCGGAAGGTGTCGACCACCACCAGGCGCGGCCGGGCGTCGCGGCGCATCTCGTCGACGATCCCGCGGCACACGTCGCGGACCATCACGAAGTCGGCGCCGTCGGAAATCGTGACCGCACCGACGCCATAGCTGCGCGCATGTTCCACCAGTCCATAGGCCTGTCGCTCGTGGCGGTGGGCGTGCACTGCCAACTCGTTGTTCTCGCACAGGAACAGCACCGGCAGGGCGTGCAGCGCGGCGAAGTTGAGCGACTCGTGATAGACGCCTTCCTCGGTCGCGCCGTCGCCGAACACGCACAGCGTCACCTGGCCGCTGCGCCGGTTGCGGGCCGCCAGCGCGCTGCCGACGGCATGCGGGATGGTGCTGGCGACGATGGCCGACGCGCCCATCAGGCCGACATCCGGCGCGGCGAGGTGCATCGAGCCCGCCTTGCCCTTGGCCATCCCGTCGCGGCGGCCATAGAGCTCGGCGAACATGGCGTTGAGATCGCCGCCCTTGGCCAGGTAGAAGGCGTGGCTGCGATAGGTGACATAGGCGGGGTCAGACCGGCGCAGGCCATCGCAGGCGCCGACGGCAACCGCTTCCTGTCCAATCGACAGGTGCACCGGGCTCTGGATGCGGTCGCTGGGGTAGATGTCGATGATGCGCTGCTCGACGCGGCGGATGCGCAAGGTGGCGTAGAACAGGCGCTCGTAGTCGGAGAGCGTGGACGGATCGAGATGACTCGGCATGGCAGGTCCGTTGCTGGGGCGCGCCGGCACCGCCGCGGCGCTTTTCTCGGGGCCGTTAAGGTTAACTGCACGTTGCGCGTGAAAGTTTAAGCAACGCTTAAGTGCAGACCCGTTCGCGGCCCGCGCCGGCAACCATCGCTCAAGTCGTCGCGACGGCCTGTTCCAGCGTCACCGCCACGCCCGCTCCGGCCAGCCTGGCGCGGGTGGCATCCGGGTCGTCAACGAGCAGGCGAACGCCGAACTTCATCTCGAGCAGCGCCAGCGCGCTCAGCGCGGCGGTGTGCTCGAACATGTCGGTCCGTACCCGCTCGACGAAGCGGGCGCGCGACAGCAGCATCGGCCGCGTCGCCTCGTGCGGCTCCCAGCCCGGCACCCGGCGGGCGCCGATGCCGAGCACGAAGAAGTCGCGGTGATCGGTCCGGTTCAGCAGCATGCGCCCCGGTGCGACCGAGACCCAGAAGTCGCAGACATGGCCGGTCTCCTCGAAGGTCTCGCGCGCCGCGGCCATCTGCTCGGTCTCGTGGGCCTCGCGCTCGCCGGCCGGGAACTCCAGCGTGGTCGCCCGCAGCGTCGGCCGGTACTGCTCGACCAGCACCAGTTCGCCGTCGGCGGTCATCGGCAGCGCAACGACGCCGTCGCCGCAGACCAGCCGGTAGTAGGGCGGGTCCATCGAGCCGTCGCGGTCGGGCACCGCCTCGATCGAGAACCAGGGCGTGGAGAACGCAATCGTCATGGTGCGGCGCGGGTGTGGCGGTGTCGGGCGGTCAAGCGACCGCTGCCGGCAGATCGCCGGTTTCCGCCAGCGCCGGGCGGCCCTGCAGGAGGCGAATGGACGACACCTCCAGCCTGCTCGCCTCGCCGTCGGGGGCGAGGTCGCGAATCATCAGCCACTCGGCCTTCGGCGACATGATGGCGAGGTGCACGCACTGCAACCCGTCGTCGGCGACGACGCTGGGCGCTTCGAGCATGGTGCCGTCGCAGACGACGCCAATCTGGATCTTGCCGGCCAGAACCCGGACGTTCGCCGTGATCCATAGCGGCGCCTCGGCAAAGGCACGTGCGACATAGCCGGTATCGAGCGGAATCAGCGTCATCCGCGGCGCGCGTTTCGCCGCGCCGATATCGAGGCCGCCGGGCAGGGCGCGCGCATCCCGGTCGGGAAATTCGCGCACGGTGCGATACTGCGGCAGGGGCACGTCGAAGCTGTCGGGCGGCGTCGCCTTGCCGTTGTCGAACCGGGTGGCCAGCCCGACCAGCTCGGTCGCCAGGTCCAGTTCATAGGCGTCGCCGCGCGCAATCGGCAGGGCGCAGGCGATCGCCCGGTTGACCCCGGCCGGCATGTGGTGCAAGGGGGCCAGCTCGGCGACAAGAGCCTGCAGTGCCAGCGCATCGAACGCCAGATCCGCCGGCTCGGACACGTCGGGCAGCAGGGCCGGCGACAGCTCGCGCCTCAGCCGCACGTGCAGCCGCGCGTACCGTCCGTCGTACAGGGCTTCGATCAGTTGCCGGCATCGTGCCGTCGGCTCGACCTGTGCCGGGGCAAGCAACGCTGCCGCGGATGCGCTTTCGGAAAGGTCGTAGCGCAGGATCGTGCCGTTGCGGGCCCGCAGCACATTGGCGTGGCGGCCGGTCGGAAGCCTTGCGTCCACGAGCGAACCGTCGTCGCCGAACAGCTCGGCGGAGATCCGCCGGCGCAGGAATTGTCGCTTGTCCTCGATCGCCGGGCGCGTTGCCGTGGGCCAGAGCTTGCGCAGGATGCCGGTGGTGATCGAGTCTTTGAAATACGAGTTGTAGAACGCGATATGCCGGATCACGGCGTCGAACAGACGGCGCCGGAACTGCTCCCAATCCTGCGGCGGCTCGCCCACGTCGGAGAGGGCGGATTCGACCAGCGCGCAGAACGCGTCGAAATCCGCACGAAAGCCATCGCGGACGAGGCACAGCCGCTTTTCCTGGAACCGGTTAGCATTGTTGCCCTCATGCAGCCCGCGAACCACCGACAGCCGGT contains:
- a CDS encoding TIGR00180 family glycosyltransferase, with the protein product MSDPLRDEHTLLVTTYERPTYVYRLLRLLRSDVSVGRILLVDASSDAVKARNARTIAASGLAVEHMLCDHALSVIDLHEVAARAVNTPYVTFCADDDFIAPAFIGHAVDWLRDRPGHAACAGRLSYLGYDSDQALLSVGHNWAVEQDSALERFTGHLASFWSGEFATWRTKAKQDACRAFEIFKRDEVLGEPLHSLLMAIGGKIGVIDRLSVVRGLHEGNNANRFQEKRLCLVRDGFRADFDAFCALVESALSDVGEPPQDWEQFRRRLFDAVIRHIAFYNSYFKDSITTGILRKLWPTATRPAIEDKRQFLRRRISAELFGDDGSLVDARLPTGRHANVLRARNGTILRYDLSESASAAALLAPAQVEPTARCRQLIEALYDGRYARLHVRLRRELSPALLPDVSEPADLAFDALALQALVAELAPLHHMPAGVNRAIACALPIARGDAYELDLATELVGLATRFDNGKATPPDSFDVPLPQYRTVREFPDRDARALPGGLDIGAAKRAPRMTLIPLDTGYVARAFAEAPLWITANVRVLAGKIQIGVVCDGTMLEAPSVVADDGLQCVHLAIMSPKAEWLMIRDLAPDGEASRLEVSSIRLLQGRPALAETGDLPAAVA
- a CDS encoding thiamine pyrophosphate-dependent dehydrogenase E1 component subunit alpha, translating into MPSHLDPSTLSDYERLFYATLRIRRVEQRIIDIYPSDRIQSPVHLSIGQEAVAVGACDGLRRSDPAYVTYRSHAFYLAKGGDLNAMFAELYGRRDGMAKGKAGSMHLAAPDVGLMGASAIVASTIPHAVGSALAARNRRSGQVTLCVFGDGATEEGVYHESLNFAALHALPVLFLCENNELAVHAHRHERQAYGLVEHARSYGVGAVTISDGADFVMVRDVCRGIVDEMRRDARPRLVVVDTFRAHEHVGPGLDFDAGYRGRDGLCAWQGQDPLQQRADLVARFAPAIDAEIDAAVAFAENSPFPTAEDLLTDVDGLAA
- a CDS encoding NUDIX hydrolase → MTIAFSTPWFSIEAVPDRDGSMDPPYYRLVCGDGVVALPMTADGELVLVEQYRPTLRATTLEFPAGEREAHETEQMAAARETFEETGHVCDFWVSVAPGRMLLNRTDHRDFFVLGIGARRVPGWEPHEATRPMLLSRARFVERVRTDMFEHTAALSALALLEMKFGVRLLVDDPDATRARLAGAGVAVTLEQAVATT
- a CDS encoding transketolase C-terminal domain-containing protein, which codes for MSMALPLDAVAAPETAPAGNTYRDALAAAMRSAMADHDHTLILGQGVTDHKGIFGTTTGLLDAFGPERMIETPLAEDAVTGICIGAALNGLYPINTHIRADFGLLAVNQLVNLAAKYRYMFGGLYEVPMLVRMVVGRSWGQGAQHSQSPQSLFAHNPGLTVIMPSSPRAILTDYAHAIAHHRGPVVAIEHRLMYDLAFEDEDGDEAFPPMATRLVRRGRDVTIAATSIMVLEAKRAARHLASHGIDCEIIDLNAVSHIDRELVLASLAKTGRLLVADTSWQAFGVAAELSRIVAETDPRLLLAPVRSLGMQPCPCPTAKALEDLFYPSLDRFVDCAATLVRGEGHGIPLPGETSMADVYKHFKGPF